The Pseudomonas baetica genome includes a region encoding these proteins:
- a CDS encoding TetR/AcrR family transcriptional regulator: MNDKAKPAPKTAKATVVASPKPPAAKKSAAAPKPVAAKKTKVAEPVAEPRQPRINEKARQRTRTRLLRAARSVMGRKGIEATAINDITEEAELSFGSFYNYFTSKEEVARAVFIEDALAMIEELDSGTSPEAGIAERVGVNIRRTIHRGLTDPVWGWFLVHSMYSINDMISTMGNPLARDIHTGNSENAFDVVDVDSTVDCIIGGMIFLLRKILEGQRPASAVESMVQYILRGMGVAHEEVERIIHIDLSN, from the coding sequence ATGAACGACAAGGCCAAGCCTGCCCCAAAAACCGCCAAGGCAACCGTGGTTGCCAGCCCAAAGCCCCCTGCAGCGAAGAAATCCGCTGCGGCGCCAAAGCCGGTGGCCGCGAAAAAAACCAAGGTCGCCGAGCCTGTCGCCGAACCAAGACAACCGCGAATCAACGAAAAAGCCCGTCAGCGCACCCGGACCCGGCTGCTGCGTGCCGCCCGTTCCGTCATGGGCCGCAAAGGCATCGAAGCCACCGCCATCAATGACATTACCGAAGAGGCCGAGCTGTCCTTCGGTTCTTTCTACAACTACTTCACCAGCAAGGAAGAAGTGGCCCGCGCCGTGTTCATCGAAGATGCGCTAGCCATGATCGAGGAGCTCGATTCCGGCACCTCGCCCGAGGCCGGCATTGCCGAGCGGGTCGGGGTGAACATCCGCCGCACGATTCACCGCGGCCTGACGGACCCGGTATGGGGCTGGTTCCTGGTGCATTCCATGTACAGCATCAACGACATGATCTCCACCATGGGCAACCCTTTGGCCCGCGACATCCACACCGGCAACAGCGAGAACGCCTTCGATGTCGTGGATGTCGACTCCACGGTTGACTGCATCATCGGTGGCATGATCTTCCTGCTGCGAAAAATCCTCGAAGGGCAACGTCCGGCAAGTGCGGTGGAGAGCATGGTGCAGTACATACTTCGCGGTATGGGCGTTGCGCATGAAGAGGTTGAACGGATCATTCATATTGATCTGTCGAACTGA